GGGCTCCCGCGAGGTGTATCTCCCCCACGAGACCGGCGTGTCGCTGACGACGCGCGAGCACGAGAACGCCTACAAGCGCGTCTCGATGGCGGACCTGATGACCGAGGCCAATTATTTGAATCCCGACGTCGAGGTGATCGCCGAGGTCAACACGCCCGAGTCATTCGAGACTTTCGCCGAAGTGCTGAACACGGGCCACGGCGTCGTCGGCACCACCCACGCCGAGGACGTCGAGACGCTCGTGAACCGCGTGGTCGAACAGGGGCTCCCCGTGTACCTCCTGCGCGAACTCGACCTGGTCGTCTTCCCCCGCCGCGTCGACGGCGAGCGGTACGTCGGCTCGGTCGTCGAACTCCTCTCGGAAACGGACTACGAGGCGCTCCCCGCGTCGGCCCGGACCGGGATCGTCGAGAAGGACGGCGCGACGCTCTACTACAACACGCTGCTGTGGCGCGAGACCGACGGCTCGTTCGCGATGGCGTACGACCACCCAACGCTCGGCGGCGACGGCGCCGCCACGGACGGCGCGGCCCACCGGCTCGCGCTCCGGGTCTTCGACCGGATCGCCGCCGCGACCGACCGGGAGGTGGAAGCCATCGAACGGGAGTTCCGGCGCAAGCAGGGATACGTCGAGTATCTGGTCCAGGAGGAGGTGACAGACGTCGACAGCCTGTTCGGGTTCCTCTCGGACCTCCGGACCGACGAGGCGGCCACGGTCGAGCGGGTCCGCCGGCAACGCGCACACCAGTCGGCGGCCGCTGAGGGGACCGGCGGCTCCTCCCCTGCCGACGCGTCGCGGCCGGACGGATCGGCGTCGGGCGGCGAGACGCGACCGGGCGGCGCGTCCCCGGATCGCACCGACGGTCGGCGAGGACGGGGCCGGTGACCGAACGCGCCTCGACGTCGGTCGACGCGACGGATCCCGGACTCGGCGAGGCCCGCCGATCCTTCGGCCCCTTCGACCGCGCGGCGTACGCGCTGTTCGCGAGCCGCGCGGACGCCCGCCGCCACGAGCGCGACCGCCGCGCGTACCGCGGCACCACGCTGACGGTCACGTTCGACCTCTACCTCGCGCGGGTCTACGCGCTCTCGTGGCTCGTCGGCGCCGCGCTCGCGTTCGCCGTCGCCGCGGCGGTGCTGTCGCTGCCGCCTGCCGCACTCGACTCGGTCGCGGCCGGCGTCCTCGACGGCGTGGCCCGCGTCGGCGACGGCGGACTGGCCGGTGCCCTTCCCGACGCGGTCGCCATCACGACGCGGACTCCGGCGGTTCTCGCCGGCGCGCTCGGCCTCGCTGTCGCGCTCGGCGTCCACTGGGGCGTCGTCTACGCCGGGGGGCGCTACCTCCGGTGGCTCGCCGCCGCTCGGCGCGCGAACATCGGTCGGACGCTCCCGAGCGCGGTCCGGTACCTGAACGTCCTCGCCTCGGGGAGCGACGGCCGACGGGCGATGCTCGCGCGCGTCGCCGACACCGACGCCTACGGCGAAACCGCGGTCGCGCTCCGGAAGGCGCTCAACACCGCCGCGATGACCGGGAACGTCGACGAGGGGCTCCGCCGGGTCGCCCGCGACACCCCCGCCCAGGACTCCCTCGCGCCGTTCCTCCTGAAGTTCCGCGAACACGCCGAACAGGGGCCCGACGCGCTCTCGGAGTACCTGGCGATGGAGAGCCGGATGCTCCGCCACCAGCAGGACCGCGACCGCAGCCGCGCGCAGGGCTTCCTCGAACTGCTGGCAGAACTCTTCGTCGTTCTCCTGGTCCTCCCGGCGCTGCTCGTGATCGTCCTGACGGTGATGAGCGTCGTCTCGCCGTCGCTGTCGTCCGCGGTCGGAACGCCGCTCGGCCCCGTCACGGTCCGTGCGCTGGCGGTCTACGGGAGCGCGGCGTTCATCGTCCTTGTCGGCCTCGGGACCGCCGGCCTCGTCGCGCGACTCCGCCCGCCGGACCAGCAGGTCGACTACGACCAGCCGGCGACGACGCTCGGCGTCCTCCGGACCGCGACGATGAACCCCGCGAGCGCCGTCGTCGCGTTCGCGCCGCTCGGCGTCGCGGCCTGCGTCGCGTCGCTCCTCCTCGGCGTCGACGCCGTCGTCTCGCTGCTCGTGGGCTACGTTGGCTTCGCGATCCCGGTCGGCCTCGTCGCCGTCCGCCGCTCCCGGCTCGACGACGGCAAGGACCACGAACTGAAGGACTTCGTCCACGCGATCTCCGGCCACGTCAACCTCGGCCGGCCTTTCCCCGAGGCGGTCGAACACGTCGCCCGCGACGTCGACCTCGGGCCGCTGAACCGCGACGTCGCCGACCTCTCGCTCAATCTCCACCTCACGACGCCGACCGACCGGACCGAGACCGACCTCCGGACCGCCGCTCTGGACCGCTTCGTCGACCGCGTCGGCACGCCGATGGCCGAGCAGACGGTCGGGCTCGTGATCGGCGCGCTCGACGCCGGCAGCGACACGGGCGTCGTCTTCGAGACGCTCCAGGGCGAGGTCGGCCGGCTGTACCACGAGAAGCGCGCGCTCCGCTCGGCGATGCTCGTCTACGTCGCCGTCGGCTGGACGACGGCGCTGCTCGT
This is a stretch of genomic DNA from Halobellus sp. MBLA0158. It encodes these proteins:
- a CDS encoding type II secretion system F family protein — translated: MTERASTSVDATDPGLGEARRSFGPFDRAAYALFASRADARRHERDRRAYRGTTLTVTFDLYLARVYALSWLVGAALAFAVAAAVLSLPPAALDSVAAGVLDGVARVGDGGLAGALPDAVAITTRTPAVLAGALGLAVALGVHWGVVYAGGRYLRWLAAARRANIGRTLPSAVRYLNVLASGSDGRRAMLARVADTDAYGETAVALRKALNTAAMTGNVDEGLRRVARDTPAQDSLAPFLLKFREHAEQGPDALSEYLAMESRMLRHQQDRDRSRAQGFLELLAELFVVLLVLPALLVIVLTVMSVVSPSLSSAVGTPLGPVTVRALAVYGSAAFIVLVGLGTAGLVARLRPPDQQVDYDQPATTLGVLRTATMNPASAVVAFAPLGVAACVASLLLGVDAVVSLLVGYVGFAIPVGLVAVRRSRLDDGKDHELKDFVHAISGHVNLGRPFPEAVEHVARDVDLGPLNRDVADLSLNLHLTTPTDRTETDLRTAALDRFVDRVGTPMAEQTVGLVIGALDAGSDTGVVFETLQGEVGRLYHEKRALRSAMLVYVAVGWTTALLVIGISVATSATVFAGFDRLASMSSLSGVAVDPAGVDLARDQYRVYVATQATMLASGWFAGVASRGRYEALLHSGCLVAVCHLVFAGAGLV